The stretch of DNA TTAAAAAACCTTGTGTGCTTATCATGAAAATAGTACACATATCAAACAACCATTGCAATGCCAATCCCGGTTTTCAATTAACAGTGACACCATGATATAGAGATAAAAAGTTGTTACATCGCTGCAGGCCCTGCTTCAGCGGCTTGGGAGGCTCATCCCTCATCACAGCCGGACCAGACTGAAGAAGGGTCCTCTACTCGGTCCAGAAATACTATAATAGATACCACTGCAACACCGTCCTCGGTTGCAGAAAAAGGGCCTCTTGATGCCACTGCAACACAGAATTTTCCTCTAACATCAGTGACATTCCCAAGTAATTACACTCTTCTCTACCACACTATTTGTTAACTTGTGTGCTTATCATGAAAATGTTCCAAATCAACCAATCATTGCAACATCGATCCCTCTTTTGAATTAACAAAGACAGCCTGATAGAGATAAGTGGTTATCGCTGCAGGTGCCACTTTCACGACTCCAAAGGGTCTGACACATGAAGGAGATAATGGAAGGCTGCTGAGGATGTATGGGAGACGTcctaggaagaagaagaactaccATACCGAAACCCCTAGGAGAAGTCCTAGGTTCGAAGATAAGCTGGGAGTCGATCGGAAGCTGTTGTAAATCCTGGTGTGTAATAAAAGGCTGCTGTAGAGCTGGGAGTCGATCGCAAAAGGCCCCGCATGCTAGAGCCAGCAGAAGAATCAACTGCCTCACCAAGCAATGCAGAATTTTCAAAAACCTGCTCGCCTGCACCCCCAACTAGCGTAATAAAATCTCTCTCTGCTGCTTCCAGTTAAATGTCACAAACAGATTGCGAACCTGTTTTGAATGCGCATTATCAGGCGGTATTTTAAATAAATTTGGGAAATGCACTCAGTTTTTGCAGTTTGGGACTTGAGAAACTACGTAGTAGCTGCAATGTAACCAACAGGTTGGATGTTGGACTGAATTTGTGAGGCCCACAACATtgtgaaaaaaataaaaaataatctTATGGTTTGGTGTGTGAAAGCTACATTTCACTTGTGTTCACAGTTGAATTACAAAATAAATCGAAGCTTATATCTGACGCTATGCTGGACACGACTGTTGTTGATCTTTGTTTTCCTTCAAAAAGGGGATGCCCTGGGCCTCTATATTATGTGATGCACACCACCATTTTATTAAACATAAAAGCTGCAAATCACGGAGTACCAAAAGGTTTACATCAAAACACACCAGGATTTATGTGAACCATGAATATAAACTTTGAAAGAAGCATGATCCTCTGTCCCCAGTTTGATACACAATAACACACAACTTGACCCATCTCCGAGAGGGGGAAAAACTCTTTGAAATATGACTTTATCCAGATTGTCATCTTCGGTTTGAACTTGAAGGTTCTTTTGAGCATCAGGTCCAGCTTGCTCACAGAAAAAAGGGACAGAATGATCTTAGATACAAAAGTGAAAACAATGATGTAGGTTTTTGAGAAGGATACATTTAGATAATCTTTTCATGCCAATCGGAAAAATGGATTTATAGAAGCTCCCTTCACGTGAACATAACATTGAAGAATCTGCACACGAACAATACGATTCACAAAATGTATAATTTGCCATACATACTCTGCTGCAGGTTATAAAGAGCAGAATAAATTCTAGTGGAGGATCTCCAGATTAACTTCAATTTGTTGCTCTTCACTCAGATCAAATACAAACCAGTAGCTGCATTACTAGTACTACTATCTAGGCCATTTGTTCAGAATAAAGAGTGAAGCATTCCTACCCTCGCTTAGCTACATATTACTGCTACCGTACCATTGCTTGGCTGCATTACTACTAAGTCTAACTGATCTAGTACTGATATTGCGTAAACAGCTTAACCATCAGATGCCAGAATAATCATACATTCATACTAAGTGTCATACTAATCATCTTGATCGATTAAGTTGATTAGCTTGCACATGTGTGGTTTAGCCTCCAGTCAAACATTCACACTAATCATCTAACTTAGCTGCACTAATCATACTAATCATCCATAACATGAAGGAGATCAAGAACATACTTCACTGCATCCTCCTGGGCGCCCTGGCCTGCGGTGTAGTAATTGACTTGGTAGCGACGGCGGCAGGTGGGATCAGATCGATCCGGACGCTGAGGGTGAGCGTGTCGCCGGAGAGCAGCTCCTGGGGCACCACCAAGAACATCCCCTGGCCCAACGCCGGTGCGCTCGTGGATAGCGCGTTGCTGATCACCGGCGAGGTCATGAGGACTAGATCGTAGTCCTTGTCGCCGCCACGGCGCTCAATGGAGAGCTTGCACCAGAACCGGGGCCCCGTCTCAGCCTCGCCGTCCGGCCTGACGCACACCAGTGACACGGCGGTGCCCGGACCGAGCGGACGGAGGGAGACGAGGAACACGCCGCGGTCCTCCTCCCCGACGAGCAGGTGCCAGCCGTGCGACAGGGAGAAGTTCAGGCACCAAGACCGGCCATGGCGGACCGTGACGGCGGGGCGCTGGTGATCGGCGGCGAAGTGGTTGGCCAGCATTGCGCGGGAGCCCACGAAGGCGCATGCGGACTCCGGGCAGGTGCAGGGCGCGCACTGGCACATGCGCTGGTGGTCCGCGGCCTCGTGGAACACCACGTAGCGCTCGCAGCCGAACGCCTTGTAGGGGCACGGCACCTTGGCGGCGCCGACCACCTTGTCCAGCTGGCCGCAGTGGGTGTTGGCACGGCTGCAGACGGCGCGGTGCCCGGCGCGGCAGTAGTAGCACACTACGTGCCCTACGGCATCGCACTGCCGCAGTAAACGCAACAACACCCAAGCCATCAGCTCTCAGGTCTCGTTTCTCACTTGCAACTTTGCTTTAAGAAAAGGAGGATAACCTCCGACCTCTGCATTATTGCGATGCACATAACCATATATTTATTCAATTTCACTTGCTCTAGATGATAGATCGTCGACGGAAAAGATGACAAATGTCTTCCATCCACTTGTGCAAATAAAATAAATGTGTGATCTTCGCAAAATCTCAAAGAAATCCACTTCAAAAGTGAGATAGAAAGAAGTTCATTGGTCCTTTAAAAAAATTATGATTGCTCTAGGGTGAGAGGAGAGATCACCTTGAACACCGGGGGCTTGAGGGGGAGGAGGCAGCCCTGGCAGTGGAGGAGTGTCACGTCCATCCTCGCGTCGATTTGCGTCGGTGCCATGGATTCCGGCGCCACCAACGCGTCCCCTGCTTCGCCTTCGTCCTGCATCGTCACCTCCCCTTTCTCTGACTCCGACTTCACCTCCTCGGCACTCGCCCTCTTGCCACGACTCTCCCCTTCCTTCATTGTTATTTCTGGTTGCAATGTGTGTTTTAGTGGGGAAATAATGGAAGAGAAGGGAGGGTGAGGACGGAAGAGGAAAACTGGGGCGGCCATTGCGGCAATGTTGGAGCCAGCATAGCATACCCCAAAAGGAAAGATAGCTGCCAATAATTTTAGCATGCCGATAATGTTCGTTTTGACGGTTCAAAGAACTGATCTTTAATGTATCGCTATGTAGGTGGAGTTTTTATTTGGGATAATATAACTTTGGGTTCCAGTTCAGGGAACCGGATCCTTTAACATTGAGAAGGAATGTCACCGTGCTACAGTGTTAGGCTAGTGTAAAATGAAGAAGGAAAGTTAGGGACTGTTAGTAGATAATTAATAGGTTGTTTAGTGTTGATATTTACTGTAAATATAAATAATTTAAATTTAATTTTATTTCACCATCAATTTGTTTGCATATAATTACTATAAATGTATACGGTAGATCATCAAATTGCAAATTAATTTAAATCATTTTAGACATAATCATATGAATAGAAAGAAGGAAAGTTAAAGTATTGTAGCTTCTCTAACATTCCTTCTTAATGTTAGAGGATCCGGTTCCCCATTTCAGTACACCCCCTCTAATAAAATCAACGCTTGAGATTAAGATGTGCCGCTTCGGATGAGAGGGTATGATGGTACAGTTGACAAGTAATTATTGCTTTACAAAACTCACAATGTGGGATATGATCTTCCTAAATTTAACAGATGTAACGTGGCCTGACAAACTGCATTCTGGTCAGACTACATAGCAATACGAATTTAATAGTCATGGAACTTCAATGTATCCCAAAGTTATATGTTTGTGAACTTTAGCTGTGTGGTCTGGTGAATTATATGTTTGTGAACTATATTGTTCTGACCAGATTTAACACAATGTGTTTGATGTAATTTGGGATAATATAACTTTAACGTGAACTATATAACTTTGGAACTAACACAATGTATCTCATGTTTTCGCAGAAAAAAAGGGTACTCACCTGATGTTGAGTGAATTGATGCATGCTACCAAAATGCATCGTCCGTTAAGCTAAATTAAACCAAACTAGACTAAACCTTGCTAGTATTAAGGTCAGTAGAACCCTAGGCATAGCAGAATCATTTAGGAGGTGATCTTGTCGATGCGAACATGGAGGGACACCGTCCTGGACGGGCCAGCCCCGGCCAGCAGCTTGTGCGGCACCGTCAAGAAAGTCAGCTCCTCCACGGCGACGGTGCCGGGCTCCTTGCTGCTCGTCACCTGGATCTCCGCCCGGACCGTGTCGGTCCTGTCGTTGGCCGCCGCCGAAGGCCCGTTCGCCCACACTTTGGCCACGTAGTGCGGCGGCGGGGACGCCCCCGCCCTGATGCACACCACCGACAAGGCGATGGGCACGCCCAGGCCGAGTGAGCCGCCGACCACGAGGAACGCGCGGCCGTCTTCCTCCGCGAACAGCAGGCGCCGcggctccgacaccggcacctcGAGCTGGAGC from Triticum urartu cultivar G1812 chromosome 3, Tu2.1, whole genome shotgun sequence encodes:
- the LOC125547569 gene encoding putative E3 ubiquitin-protein ligase SINA-like 6, coding for MLKLLAAIFPFGVCYAGSNIAAMAAPVFLFRPHPPFSSIISPLKHTLQPEITMKEGESRGKRASAEEVKSESEKGEVTMQDEGEAGDALVAPESMAPTQIDARMDVTLLHCQGCLLPLKPPVFKCDAVGHVVCYYCRAGHRAVCSRANTHCGQLDKVVGAAKVPCPYKAFGCERYVVFHEAADHQRMCQCAPCTCPESACAFVGSRAMLANHFAADHQRPAVTVRHGRSWCLNFSLSHGWHLLVGEEDRGVFLVSLRPLGPGTAVSLVCVRPDGEAETGPRFWCKLSIERRGGDKDYDLVLMTSPVISNALSTSAPALGQGMFLVVPQELLSGDTLTLSVRIDLIPPAAVATKSITTPQARAPRRMQ